A part of Paenibacillus donghaensis genomic DNA contains:
- a CDS encoding carbohydrate-binding protein — protein MKKLFAGLMMFTLIFGLSFVGSAFASGDEVKLIDSDVSVIYKPGYVGFSGNIEVANLGPVKNVIVHYTTDNTNWHDTSAYYVGPTDVNHEKWRFSISTNGSTTDHSELKNLSFIKFSVKYEVNNQTYWDNNGSTNYYNEVNSTVPLRSVILGSPHVLNANSTLSNGEFSGNIYVKNLNPTKTVKILYTTDDWATTHEGYATYNGSLNNFNSVENWNYSFNVPGATNVKYTISYITGGQTYWDNNYGHNYEVF, from the coding sequence ATGAAAAAACTATTTGCTGGATTGATGATGTTTACTCTGATTTTTGGTTTATCCTTTGTTGGATCGGCATTTGCCAGCGGTGATGAGGTCAAGCTTATTGACTCGGATGTCAGCGTTATTTATAAACCTGGATATGTCGGATTCAGCGGCAATATTGAAGTTGCTAATCTGGGACCCGTGAAGAATGTGATTGTCCATTACACGACAGATAACACAAATTGGCATGATACGAGTGCGTATTATGTAGGGCCGACGGATGTAAACCATGAGAAGTGGCGTTTTAGCATTTCCACAAATGGTTCTACAACAGATCATTCCGAGTTGAAGAATCTGAGCTTCATAAAATTCTCAGTCAAATACGAAGTGAATAACCAGACCTATTGGGATAACAACGGGTCAACGAATTATTACAATGAAGTGAATAGTACAGTTCCCCTAAGATCCGTGATTTTGGGATCACCCCATGTGCTTAACGCCAATAGTACTCTGAGCAATGGTGAATTTAGCGGAAATATCTATGTGAAAAACCTGAATCCGACGAAAACAGTAAAAATACTGTACACAACGGACGATTGGGCAACGACTCATGAGGGCTACGCCACTTATAATGGCTCCTTGAATAATTTCAATAGTGTTGAAAACTGGAACTACAGTTTCAATGTTCCGGGTGCTACAAATGTTAAATATACGATTTCGTATATAACTGGCGGGCAAACGTATTGGGATAATAACTATGGCCATAATTACGAGGTATTCTAA